The following DNA comes from Eleginops maclovinus isolate JMC-PN-2008 ecotype Puerto Natales chromosome 8, JC_Emac_rtc_rv5, whole genome shotgun sequence.
CTGCACTTTATCTTACTTTTATATGAGGCTATCACTTCTAATTATACCCTATCTCTTCCTCTGGCACACAAATGCTCACATGCACAGTGTACACAGTACAATCTACAGTGTATCAGTAGCAGTTATCATACTGTTCTACAGTGTTAACAATATATTTACAGTGAATTAAAAGCGTAATCAACTGAAAAGTAGACAAACATACAGATACAGAAGCCACCTGCAGCGCATTTGCAAAGGTACTTGGCATGTGTGCAACTGTCAGGAAGCAGTAATGAGTAGGTGTGTGTGGTTCATGTTCCTAATAAACTAAACTGTAATAAAGTTACAAGGATGGAGAATTTTCAGTACATCAGCGCTGAAATGTCAGCAATCTGTTTACGGGCACGGAATAATTGAACAACAGCAGACCTTTTCATGTGTCCAGACAGCCAGCAAACATTTTTTGAGACGTTAAAAAAACCTGAACTGATTTATCTCTAGATTTCTCAGCAGGACATCAGACCCAGCAGTGACTGGGCAGATGCCCctggtcttttttttattcatcgCTGACGCAAGAGACCCATTACAACAGTTTCAGTTTCCCCTCATGACTTAAAGGTGCTTTTGATATCATATGTGTATGTTAGCATAACTCTTTAGGGGATTGGTGTTCTGGTAGTTGATACCCCTAAGGTAAAGACCGAAATAACCCAGTACAAATCAAAATTCTTCAGCCAATATCTGCAATCCATCATACAAATCTAGAAAGTATGGAGGCAAATCACTGTCATAATTCACGAGGGCAAATGAGATCTTGTATTTATGTCAAAATCATTTGAATGGAAAGAACAGGTATTTTACGCAACTGAATGCTTTTATTcaataattaatgcaaaataaatgttaaaaaggtATTAAACTAGGTAGTCTAACAATCACATCAAGAGCATAGGTGTATCTTAATTTATGTTGCGATAACCAGCCTTCTGACTACCTGTAAACCTTTACCCGTATAATCTAATTATGATTCTACATTTTCCAAACTCAGGGCTCCTGTGTGTCTCCAGAGGGAAAAAGGAAGTCAGCAGGCCCAAAAATCTTTAATAGCTGATGATTTGTCAGGAATaatctttcaaaaacacatcacacactctGATTCTTGCCCTTAAATCCACGTCCAAACTAATATTTTTTCCATCAATTTCAATTAAGTGCTTGTTCATTATTATCTGGCTGGCGGATCAGTCTCAgccttaaaatataatttaagcCTAGCGGTGGCAGTCGTATTTTGTCTTGCCATTGAGAATAttgttacatttctttcaaTCTCTTATCCGTGTGTATGAAATGCTTCAGTTTTGCCCTGTGTGATTGTGCAGCCTGTCTTATAGGTTTCATGGTGGAGGGGAGGTCTCTTGGCGACACCTGGAAACTGCTTGAGATTCTCCTGGACCTGGATTTTATCATgcgtttaaaatgtatttttattatgttggtTTTCTGTACACTATTGCCTCTTGACCATCCTGGAAGAACAATTCCTCCTTCCTTATTCAGAAACAGGGTTAAGGACAGATGAGGTCATGTGCTGAAAACCCCTAAAGACATGTTTGTATGTATACCCATCTGTATGTATTCTCAGATGAACACTCCTCTCATAAAACAAGTGATAAGACTTGGAGTTCACCTTAAGTTCAGAGACGGACAAAGTTCAGTGTAGAAATATACATTGAAGTGAAAGCCCTGCATTCACAATATTACTGATAAAGTACAATTACTATGAACATGTACTTAGcgttttattattaaattataattacTGATGCATAGTTCTTTTTACAATATAAGCTGCctggtagcttgtgaatttcaACACGCGATtaataaagttatattttaaCCTACTAGTAAAATCAATCATCAATTAACTTTAATTTCCTAACAACAATAACCAATATGTATCAACTTTACAACACTTGGCACCTGTACATTTCTTAATTGGTAATATTATGAAACGCATGAAACAATTATATTAAacattctttaaatatttgtcttaCAGGTTGTTGCTTGTAATTATGTAAAGTGAGACGTCTTTGTTTGCGTTTAAATCATGCAAATGTTGAGAAATGTGACTTGCAACTCTTGTTCTTCGTATCAGTCATGGTCAGCGATCGAATTGAAATCCCTCTTAGAACTTTGCTTCtacctttctttcttctgtttgtCAAAACTTTTTTATTGCACTAAGTAATGTAACCTGCTCACCTGTGTCGGGCTCCTCGCCTCCGTCACTCCGATCCATACCTTCAGCGCGTGCTGGTAGCTCTTATTCCgacaggagaggaaaagaaaaaaaaactgccgCGTAGGGTCCGATCTGCACGAGCGGCAGATGAGTGACACTGGGCGACTGTCCGCCTCgtgccagagagagagagagagagagagagagggagagagagagagacacacacacacacagagacagagagacagagggacagagagagagagcaagagagagagagagagagacagagacagaagggGGGGATCGATAACGCCATCGTGTGGCCTTATTATGCAATGACACGAAATACATATGTATCTACGGGGGCCCCAAAGATAAAGTTAATTGGACAATATAGCTATGCATTTTTGTCATTGAAGACTAATGGCATACCCTGTTTGATGTAGTATATTTGGAGAAAGCAATATATTTGCAAACAACACGGCAAGTGttacacatcatttaaaaaaattataaaaataactaatacataaaatacaacccaaataaaaaataaacaaatattaaacagtAGAAAATAGGCTGTAtaacaaacacatataaaaaGGGTCTATAAAAAGATACACTTTAATTTTGTGAAAAAATCCCAAAAGATGAACATGACAGTCCTGCGTGGCAAAACAAACCTCTTGTTATAACTTGTTTTGCTTAATGTTGCTCATTTGCATTGAACAATAACAGATTTACAGAGCCATATTTACCACGTCTGTGACACTACATGATTATTCTTtctcacatgtttttttcttccatagCAACCATCACCCTTACTCCCAGCGTGCTTGTTATGTTCTCTGAGGACCAGCATCTGTCCGATCGCTAGTGTAGGACAGACTGACTATAGGGAGATTTCGATCCCCAAAAAATAGTAGTTGCTTGATTCACCTCAGGACATGGAAACAATGAAactgaaattgtttattttatttttgtctttcattttaattctgtgtttctatattgcatatatgtatttgtttcatcATGCACTGGACAGAAAGCCATTTCAACTGGTTTTATTGCAATTGTTGGTTAACaaaaatgtgtgcatgcatgtgcagaGAAATGAAGTAACTCATGTGAACTACTTGTTGGTACATTGAGGCTGAATATATTCTTTGTTACTGTGATCATCCAGATGATGTTGCTCTTGAATATCATTCTCAATCTTATATTGCCACTTTTTTCTAATTGACTAGAAGTTGAATTCTCTGCACTTATTGAACAACACAAAAGTATTATGTTTTGGAAAAGGAAGCTATGGTAGTTTTGTCCTTGAAACCACTGCCTGAATATTTAGCTATATGTGTATAGGTATACTATAAGATATATGTACACTtggttgtttctctttttaaatcttgtagatatctcattttattattttcatatctGTATCACCAACAGATGTTCAGTGTGTGCTGCTTTTCTTTACCTGAATTGTTTTTTAtagtttcattttgtaaattaaaaacctGTGCGGGCCCTTTAAGATAAGCCTGCCCAAAACACATCGGGTACACTACAGAAGTAATGCTGCAAGTGTAGAACTAATGACAAAGAACCTCTATCCGTAGAACAGACATACAGTCGCATCACTAAATTACGGACATCACCTGAACGCGTCACACGTTGGGTTACTATTACCTGAGGAAAACAATGAGAAAGCAGATATCTGACGGTCAGGTGGAGTCGCGTGGATTAATGATTAACAGGCTATTGACAGCGGCATTACCTCTGAACCCGCACCAAACTTTAGTAACGTACTCTGTCGTGTTAGCAACAACCCGTTAATAACCTCATTGAATCCAGAATATTGTTACTGTCATTGCTGCGAAAGTGCGCCTCTATGTCTAAACTACCAGGAAATGCCGGCGTGTCGGTGCTCGGAGACAAGTCGCTGGAGTTTTACCGGGATCCAGTGAGCTTCTGCCGGCAGAGGGTCGAGAAACACCGGAGCAGAGTGTTCCAGTGCCGTATACTGAACAGACCGACCGTCTTCATCTGCTCCGTGCAGGGAATGAGAGAGCTGCTGggtggtatgtgtgtgtttataactGTGTACGCCACAGGTGAGCACAGGTGCATCCTTAGAGGACCGCTTAAAATGCCTGTTTTGTTTCCAACAATAAATAAGACTCTTGCCCAATAATGCTATTACacttataaataacattttaaataaaggcaTTATGGGTCATTTAATTGCAgattatttattagtttattccACACAATACATACGCAGTTTGTGTAGCCCATGATGGAGAAAAACAgggaaataacatttaatttacttAATAATAAATATGGCCTGTCAGTCACAGGCTGCTTACACATAGCTTTTTGGTTGAATTATTTGTTAATACACAGACATATTACAGTATGATTAATGTATCTATAGTTTCTTGTGACAAGCACCTTGAGAtaacgttgtttttaaagtgtgctatacaaatacaatatattattattgttcttgtGAGCTCATATTGTGTCCTTGTCTCACTAGCCTCAGGGTAATGGGTCAGATTTTGCTCTCAGGATAAGTAAAAAAAACGGAAATACCATGCTAGAGAACCAAAGGAAAATCCCTATATGGCGTAAAAATCACCCCGAGATTCGTCTGATCTGTCATGGGAAAGACTCGTGATGTTagtggagagaaaagggggggtTGTTACTGATATAAACGTCTATTGAAGTGTGCTACCCTTCAAAAATAATGCATTGGTTGTACAACAATATGTAATAATTATGATATTAATTACTTTCCTATTTGTAATGACATTTTACAATTAAGatataatttttaaaaacttgaaaATCGTTTACTGTAGTTGAATATAAGAGGGAAATTAAATGAGATGAGGCAATGTGTTAGTTAAAATAAGATAGCTTTCCCAAAATCCTTGTGCCAGAGGTTTCTCAAAGATGACATcaagataagaaaataaaggagttatgcatttaaaatgtagtaaaacATATAgtctgacatttaaatgtaataaaaagtaatattgCGCTTAACCTTCCGATGACTCTCTATGAACTCGACTTAAAGCACAATGTAACTTAATATTACTCCTACAAGTTCTACCAGGATTAACCTTAAACACagcctttaaaaaacatgtttgcttatcatttattttaatattcctCGTGAAAACATACGCTGCAATCATATACCACAAGTATTTTTAATCATGGCTTTATTTTTGATGTCACGTGTTGTTTAACCCTCTTGTGTTTTTGATAAAAggatttatttgcattattaaaTTCTGGTATTTTGTTACGTTAGAACTGGATATCTGTTACACGTCCTCCTCTCTTGTTTTTACATGCGCACCATCTGCAGTTAACGAACTCTGACATGGGCATTGTGTGTTTGATACACTgatactatgtgtgtgtgtttaacatttttaccttgtgtgtttcagagaaaTCCAACTTGTTTCTCAAGGATCCAACTGACTTGATGACCAACATGTATGGTGACACCGTTGTCACCACAAatggtaaacacaaacacattcacaaaacaaaaatagctCAAACCAGAGCTTTGAACGTAGCagggatttattttattctatagcAAATTTGAGTGTTAAGTTACACCACAATAAAACCATTTCTTACTATATGACTTACATAAGACAAAAGATTCTAAAGCAAACAGTACTTTCCAAGATGCTGCCACTGATGCTTTCTggactaaaaaaagaaatgccatGTCAATATCCACTATAAATATGTGCTTGAATTTAGCTCTGAAAAATTAGTCATTTGCCTTTGTCTGTTTTAGGTGAGGAGGCATGTCTTCTCCGTCTGTCTCTTTCCAGCCTGTTCACAGGTAGTTGTTTGAAGTCATCAAATGATTACATCACCAGGTATTGTAACTCATTCATTAAAAAGTAACAACATTATTTATCAAATGTAGCTTATTTATTGTTTCAATGTACGGAATGTCGCAAAATGCATTGCcaggaaatatttttgaaaatcacTCTCTTGGAACTACTTCatcttatttgtgtgtgtttttgtttcttccccctcttcatctcaacagtgtgtgtgagcgctgTCTGAAGGACCTCTCTGTCAGGTAACACACGTCCGAAACTCTAAAAAGCATTCACATTCATTCTTTAGGCCAATGCTTTTGTCCAAAACAGGATACAAAGCAGTATTGCACATCAATAACACATCAAtgtctgatctgtgtgtgtgtgtgtgtgtgtgtgtgtgtgtgtgtgtgtgtgtgtgtgtgtgtgtgtgtgtgtgtgtgtgtgtgtgtgtgtgtgtgtgtgtgtgtgtgtgtgtgtgtgtgtgtgtgtgtgtgtgtgtgtgtgggtgtgtagtGGGCAGCCACAGTGTGTGTACTCTGACTTTAAGCGTCTGGGGACAGAGTTGGTGTTGGGCCTTTTTCTTAATGTACGAGCGGAGGAGGAGCCTGAACTCTTCCAGGAAATCATGCAGCTCTGCACCCTGCACTGGCATGGTAGGGACACACTCATATGCTGTGtacacaaatcaaaactcatACCCTTTTATTGTTTACAAATAAGCAGATAAGGTATGGATGCATAACGACCGCAGCAGTGATATTGTAAGACACTCGCTCTCAAGTGAATAGACATCTTAGGTCAGTTGGCTTAGTTGTTCCGCAATAGATTGTTTCCAAATCTTCCACTTCCcccttttatttcaaaacaaccAAGTACGactgtttttctttagttttgcCCATCTTTGTAAGTTTGCTGAACTCCTCTCTTGCCCCCTGCAGGTCTGATCTCTGCTCCGGTCAACCTGAAGGTTCCTCTGTGGTCCTCGGGTTACTCCACAGCTCTGAACGCCAGAGACAAACTGATGGACATCATCAAAGACAAACTGGAGAATGACAAACAAGGGTGAGActgcaaatgttattttgtgtgAATGGAAAAATGCCTAATACCTGTATCTGATATTTTGCCCCAAATTTGATGCTGTTATAAATCATATTGGTAATATCTGATGTATTGCTGCTCACCTTAGTGATGCATAAATGcataaagccccccccccactgccaTACATCCGAGGCTTTTCATCTCCTTTATTTGTGGCTTGTAAATAGTTACTGTGATATTAGTTGGTAGTGATTTGTTGATATGTCATTTTAATCTTAATAATGTTCACTCCTCTCTACTACTCCGGCTCGTCCCAGTTTTGTCGGCTCCCTTGGTTCTTTGCCACTGCCAGAATCCAGTTCTGCCTCTCAACATCTCCTGCTGTTCATCTCAGCTCTGATCCCTAAGGCTCTGGCCTCGCTGCTCACCTCCTTCACATTGGCTCTCAGTGGAGACCAACAGGTAAACAAACAGAGATGAAACTGTGCTCACTGttaggaaaagacaaaaagaaactgcacatttttaaccatatttattttttatcccaAAAGGAATGCGGCCTCTGGAATAACTTTAAATCTGTGCCATAAATTAACTAGCCCATTTTTGTCCTTGTCGCTGAGCAGACCCGCCACCAAATATTAGAAGACCCTGATTACCTGCGCTTAGTGCTGCTGGAGCTTCAGAGACTTTGGCCTCCTTTTATTGGTGGACGAAGAATAGCTGATAAGGTAGGACTGCTCACCTGGTtgcaaagtatttattttgtatcatgtgttgttgaatacattttcagtatttCTTATTGTTTGTTAAGTTTGAGAGATCCCATATTATTTATAGGACCTTTTCTTCTACAAAGCCATTTTACCATCAGGTTTGGTCTTTACAAATAATTGTCTTCACTTCACCCAATGATGAAGCGTTATGAATTTAGAATTTGCAATGTTTTTATGGGCATTCATTGTCAGAAAACTGACTTCTACTTAGGTTACACCATCACAAGGTAACTTAATTTCTTCCTGAGCAGACGCTGTGCTATAATTCACTT
Coding sequences within:
- the LOC134868123 gene encoding cytochrome P450 26B1-like isoform X2; amino-acid sequence: MSKLPGNAGVSVLGDKSLEFYRDPVSFCRQRVEKHRSRVFQCRILNRPTVFICSVQGMRELLGEKSNLFLKDPTDLMTNMYGDTVVTTNGEEACLLRLSLSSLFTGSCLKSSNDYITSVCERCLKDLSVSGQPQCVYSDFKRLGTELVLGLFLNVRAEEEPELFQEIMQLCTLHWHGLISAPVNLKVPLWSSGYSTALNARDKLMDIIKDKLENDKQGFVGSLGSLPLPESSSASQHLLLFISALIPKALASLLTSFTLALSGDQQTRHQILEDPDYLRLVLLELQRLWPPFIGGRRIADKDATLAGFHVPKDYGAIYISHSVHRDPEVFHQPDDFLPERWGGRNAGQEHFLCSFGNGPRSCIGTKLTDVFLKHSP
- the LOC134868123 gene encoding cytochrome P450 26B1-like isoform X1 codes for the protein MSKLPGNAGVSVLGDKSLEFYRDPVSFCRQRVEKHRSRVFQCRILNRPTVFICSVQGMRELLGEKSNLFLKDPTDLMTNMYGDTVVTTNGEEACLLRLSLSSLFTGSCLKSSNDYITSVCERCLKDLSVSGQPQCVYSDFKRLGTELVLGLFLNVRAEEEPELFQEIMQLCTLHWHGLISAPVNLKVPLWSSGYSTALNARDKLMDIIKDKLENDKQGFVGSLGSLPLPESSSASQHLLLFISALIPKALASLLTSFTLALSGDQQTRHQILEDPDYLRLVLLELQRLWPPFIGGRRIADKDATLAGFHVPKDYGAIYISHSVHRDPEVFHQPDDFLPERWGGRNAGQEHFLCSFGNGPRSCIGTKLTDVFLKEACMYLLKHYDWCLDPPSQDLEYKWLPVSRPANTPTVSFTRLDQTTSDRSNDTS
- the LOC134868123 gene encoding putative cytochrome P450 120 isoform X3; the encoded protein is MTNMYGDTVVTTNGEEACLLRLSLSSLFTGSCLKSSNDYITSVCERCLKDLSVSGQPQCVYSDFKRLGTELVLGLFLNVRAEEEPELFQEIMQLCTLHWHGLISAPVNLKVPLWSSGYSTALNARDKLMDIIKDKLENDKQGFVGSLGSLPLPESSSASQHLLLFISALIPKALASLLTSFTLALSGDQQTRHQILEDPDYLRLVLLELQRLWPPFIGGRRIADKDATLAGFHVPKDYGAIYISHSVHRDPEVFHQPDDFLPERWGGRNAGQEHFLCSFGNGPRSCIGTKLTDVFLKEACMYLLKHYDWCLDPPSQDLEYKWLPVSRPANTPTVSFTRLDQTTSDRSNDTS